The window TCTGCCGGCTTGGGGAGCTGTCCAAAAGCAAAGTTCGCTCGGCCGTTGCCCATCCCATCTCGCCTCGcgctccccccctccctcccctccccctcctcgtcatcgtccccgCGCGCGCGTGTCGTCTACGCCGACGTGCTGCCTCCGAGGGAGTACCGTACCCGGCTTCGTGCTGCCATTCGCAGGACATCACAGTCATGTCCGTCTCCTTTGGGCagacacgacgacggccgcttccCGTCTTTCGTCCTCGCTcctcccgccgacgccccaTTGGCTACCGATATCACGTCGTGCATGCGCCCACGCCCTTCCCTCGTctcgccacggccggcttcgagccgccgccgccggacgcAGGGAATTCGTGATCCCAGTCCCCAAAAGAAATGCTtcccgctcgctcgccgtccaaccctcggccgcccgcctGATGCacgccccccctcccccgagACCTTGCACGCTTGACTCTGCTCCATCTTGCCGGTCGTTCGCATCGCCTACCGCCCGGCGCCCGCGTCACCTCTGACGACCCGTCCCGCATCCTGTCGGCGTGCGCTGACCTTCATTTCCCTCCCTGCGAACAGATCactcgcctcgtcgcgcgAGCGCCTGCGGaccggcaccgtcaccgtcccaCCCCCGCCGCCCGCAGCCGAGGACGGCTCGTCGTGGTGCTCATCGTCGGGTACGTCTGCTTCTGCCGTTGCCCATCTTCATCTCCCGCGGCTGCGCGATGCGAACCGTGCCCTGCCCTGACTAGCCGGCCGCGAAGGGGGCGTCGAGCGTAGGATGGGGCGGCGAGAATGCTGACGGGAGGCAGTTCGCTGGCACCTCCGCACGCTTCGTCACGCCGCGTTCCTCCGCCAGCCTCGGTCTCCCGAGACCTGACGGGCGAGGAATTCGTCACCCTTCCTCACCACCGAGctctgcggcggcgagaagctGCCTCTTCGGCCCTTTGCGGCACCTGCCACGGCCGAGTCCTCGCCTCGAGCAGAGTCGCCTCTGCCCGCCAGATCGAGGAGACCCGTGCCGGCAGGGCCCTGCGGTGTTGCTGCTTTCCGGAGAAGCCATCGCCTCTCTTGGAATGCCACTTGTCTCTGCTTAGGATCGGGACAATCCTCCGCCACGACTAGGATCTCCATCGCGCCAGTAAGATCCCCCGAGGCCCATCACCTGTCTCACCcaagcccccccccccctcccggaGGGGAAAAGAAGCAATCCTGGGGGCGTTGCCGACCGGTCTCCCCAGCATAACACCCGTCGCTCACCTTTTCTCACCTTCGTCCACCTCTGCGCACCGGTATAACCCAGCGCCCAGTACCCAGTACCTAGTTCCTAGCAGTTGGTAGGTGTGGCATTAgtgcctcgccgtcgtcgacggccaacaGGAACAGAGCCTACAGGCACAAAGCTGGTCGAGCCAATGTCCGGTCAGGGCGGCCGGCAGAGCGACGACGCAACTGAGCCCCCCCCCTGCGGAAGCGAAACGAGACGACGCGTGGCCCATGACTCGATTATTCGCCATGCAGGCAGCAATCCTGCAGGAAGCAGCATCGCCTCGCTTCATCGTCAATGTCGCAGTCCGGCGCCGAAAGGACGGACGAGGGGTGTGAGCCACCCATTCGGCCACAGGCTCACCGACTCGTTGATTGGATCGATCGATTCCCTCCTCCGTCCATGGCACGCGGAATGGGTCGAcgatgtacttgcggagtatgAGCGCAGTGTTCTGTACGACGCACCGCACCGTACGGCCACATGCCCGCCGCATCCGTTGGGCCGTATGCGTCCAAGATTTTTGCCTTTTCGATACGGAGCGACGAGCGAATGTGCCGATCGATGGGGAATATGAAAGCAGCCAAGGGATCGACGGTGCGAGATGATCGGTAGAGCGGACGGCAGGCGTACCACACGAACCGACGCAGCGTGCGCTAGACGTGCCTGGATGCAGACGCTAGCACGTCGTCGTTGGCTGCTCGCGCCGTTCGTGCTCCGttctgcctgcctgccatgAAAGCACCAGTACTGTtaggggtacggagtacgcagcAATGTACCGACCGTATTAATTGGATCGTTTCTCCCGGAGCTCGGAGCTCGGCAATGGTTGGCATCAAGCTTGGCCAGCGACCAGGCGAGGCCAAGCTTTTTGGTGGCACAACGCCGACCGTCCAGACCACCAGCTGGGGGCCGGGGTGATTTCTAGCGGGTGGATCGGCGCTGGGAACCGCTTAGCTGGCAGGTGACTTGCCCGACGCACGGCGGGCTTCGTCGCTTGCGTACCACAATTTCTAGCAGTAACAATTCCCCAGCACAACCCAATTGGAGGTGCCACCTTGGCATCTCGAATTAGCACCACCTACTACATGGATACCGTGGGCACCTAGTACCCATTACCGTAGTTGTCAAGTGAATAGGCTCCTACCCACTGAGGACACCGTACTCGTATGCACTAGGACAAGGACTCCCCCGACGCACAGAGTTGGGTTCCTCCTCTGTGCCGGGTCCAATCCGAGGAACTAGGCGTACGGAATCGAGCACTTGGAATCAAGTACGGTCAGTTATTGCGGAGAACGGAGTGGCACCAACAACCATAACGGTACTCAGTACCACTTGTCTTTCTTCTACTGCAGCATACTAATGGAaaggtaggtactccgtaggtacgaATGTTTTGCCCCTTGACACGTGCGCGGGGGACTTGTGTGTGTGTTCGCACCAGGTTAGCAGTTGTCGGCACTCGTGCTCGTGTCGGATTGGGTTGGGCACGTTGCAACCGTACCTGTACGAGAGCGGACGAACAGCGACGGACAGGGCGCGGGCTCTATACTCCGAGCCAGTATTCTGTGCACACCAATTAGCGTCTTTGGAAACGAAGTGCAAGATACATTCTTATTCGTTGGCAACCCATATGCTGTTgcgactactccgtacacttactgtaccttACGTGTACCCTTACAACGAGTGCGCGTGCTTGTGCTACGCACGTTaattagtacctaccaagcaagtactaTTGCCGTGCTGCATTACCCCGGAGGGCAGTAGagtgtacctaagtacctagtacttacgtgtaattacagtaattacactgtgcctactactaggtacctagtaggtaaacaagtaaatgtacagtacatgaaccCCGTACATGCCGTAGGTGCACACCGCTAATaacacatgtacagtatgtactcggagtacagagtacaacgtacttgtttgtactccgtactgtacgttgtaTCAAACaagtcagtacggagtagtaggcagtacggagtacttacagtaagtatgcttgtgcggagtactctgtacagcaccccgtacatgtattacgTACAGTTTGCAGTACCAgattaatacagtacagtcccAGTCAACTCGCCCGCTTCGACGGACGAGCGGCGGCAATTTCCGTGCCCCACGTGCATCGAGGCTGCTGCTCCCATGCTCCCATACACCCATGCTCCCATGCTCCCATCAACATGGCGCCTGCGAACCTTTTTCGGCACGACCAAGCTCGCTCAGCACTTCCGCCTCGCAGTCGCTGCATTCGTACGCGTTGCACGACCTAACGAACGGCACCTACGCCGAGACGAGGCATTTCGCACTCCAACTCGTACTCGGCTACAGACTGAGCACCAACCGCAACGACGGAACCGACCAACCGGCTGCCACGCACCTCAGCAGACGCCGCCGCAACGGACCCCTGGCTTGGTCGGCAGCCAGCTGACCGAGACGGCGAGCCCGCTAGGCCATCTGCGACGACCAGCCGCCCGCCGAATCACGACGATGCCATCTCGGACGGATGATGACGAGACCCCTCTGCCGACGCTGAATCACGcggccgcctttgccgccttTGGCCGTTCCCATCTCTCCCCGTACGATGCCGCGCcacagcatcagcatcgacGATCTGCCACCCGCGACTTTGTCGACGGAACGGCCGTGAGGCGCATGGACGGCGAGCGCAGCAGGAGCCGGCGTCGCAAGAACATGTGGAAGAGGCTCATGTGGGTCAAGCAGTCGTGTGCGTGCCTCCTCCGACCTctctccccctctccccttctccccctctccccctctccccttctccccctctcccctcaaTCCCCGGCTCCGGCCGGCGAGCCCGAGGCTGGCGTGCTGATGAGTCGGGCGCCTCGCAGACCCCGACAACTACACGGATCAGGCCACCTTCCTCGAAAACTTGCAGCGTAACCCGCGGCTCAAGCCGTACGATTTCTGGCCCCTCGTGGCGGACTCGACCGTCATCCTGCAGCACGTCTGCTCCGTCATCATATTCGTCATCTGCTTCGTCGGCATCTCCCAGGAGCGCGTCTcgcccgtctccgtcgtgaGCTGGAGCAGCGTCGGCACCCTGCTCGGCTGGCTTCTCTGGGAGCGATgggtcgccgaggaggacgaggacgacgagctccaCCACCTCAACaccggcatcgtcaccgtcgtcgggcgGAGCGGcagcgggcgacggcggggacgGGCGGCGAGCATACGTCGGCCTCTGCCGCCGCACCCGCTGCGGACGTcgctgtcgacggcgccgtcgctgACGACCTCGGtcgcggcctcggcggcgccctcggccggcaactcggcggcgagctccaGCACGAACCTCGACCGCGCCCTCAGGCCGCCccggtcgacgtcggccctGGAGCTCGGCGCCCAGGGCCCCGCGAGGAGTCAGGAGGCGCTTCCGGAGCGCGGGCCGGCGCccccggccgaggcggaggagagccGGGCGCACCAGCGACTCGGCACCATCAAGTCGGCGCTCCTCATCTACTGCACCCTCCTCGGGCTGAGCCCCATCCTCAAGTCGctgacgaggtcgacgtcgagcgaTAGCATCTGGGCCATGTCCTTTTGGCTCCTCGCCATCAACATCTTCTTCTTCGACTActcgggcgccgtcggcgcgcgCTTCCCCGCCTCGCTGTCGACCAACGCGGCGCtcatggcgtcgacggtgctcgcgagccggctgccgtcgacgaagcagGTCTTCAGCCTCACGCTCTTCAGCATCGAGGTCTTTGGTCTCTTCCCCGTCTTCCGACGCCACATTCGCTACCGCAGCTGGCGATACCACGTTCTCctcaccgtcgtcctcgtcctgggGGCCGGCCtgggcgtcggcatcgtcctcggcgacgccaaggccGGGAGGTGGCCGTGGAAGAGCGGCATGGTCGGCATgatggtcggcgtcgtcgccgccgcgctcaCGACGGGCGGCTGCAGCTGGTGGCTGATTGGGCTGCAAAAGTACAAGAACGAGATACGAGGGCCCTGGGATCCGGCAAGGCCAATCATCATGAGCAGGACGCGATGGGACGATCGATGAGGACGATCGatgaggacgatgacgacgatgacgatgacgatgatgacgacgatgatgacacCGCCATACCAATGGGCTACCCTATACGTGCTGATGCCTTGAGGTTACCTGACGTGACGTTGGCGTGCCCCCGTCTGCGGAGCAA of the Drechmeria coniospora strain ARSEF 6962 chromosome 01, whole genome shotgun sequence genome contains:
- a CDS encoding hypothetical protein (related to pig-c protein), which translates into the protein MLPSTWRLRTFFGTTKLAQHFRLAVAAFTEHQPQRRNRPTGCHAPQQTPPQRTPGLVGSQLTETASPLGHLRRPAARRITTMPSRTDDDETPLPTLNHAAAFAAFGRSHLSPYDAAPQHQHRRSATRDFVDGTAVRRMDGERSRSRRRKNMWKRLMWVKQSYPDNYTDQATFLENLQRNPRLKPYDFWPLVADSTVILQHVCSVIIFVICFVGISQERVSPVSVVSWSSVGTLLGWLLWERWVAEEDEDDELHHLNTGIVTVVGRSGSGRRRGRAASIRRPLPPHPLRTSLSTAPSLTTSVAASAAPSAGNSAASSSTNLDRALRPPRSTSALELGAQGPARSQEALPERGPAPPAEAEESRAHQRLGTIKSALLIYCTLLGLSPILKSLTRSTSSDSIWAMSFWLLAINIFFFDYSGAVGARFPASLSTNAALMASTVLASRLPSTKQVFSLTLFSIEVFGLFPVFRRHIRYRSWRYHVLLTVVLVLGAGLGVGIVLGDAKAGRWPWKSGMVGMMVGVVAAALTTGGCSWWLIGLQKYKNEIRGPWDPARPIIMSRTRWDDR